Proteins encoded by one window of Aspergillus puulaauensis MK2 DNA, chromosome 4, nearly complete sequence:
- a CDS encoding putative DUF221 domain protein (COG:S;~EggNog:ENOG410PV80;~InterPro:IPR003864,IPR027815,IPR032880,IPR022257;~PFAM:PF12621,PF14703,PF02714,PF13967;~TransMembrane:10 (o54-76i135-154o182-201i429-453o473-498i518-543o563-592i627-651o676-697i704-721o);~go_component: GO:0016020 - membrane [Evidence IEA]) — protein sequence MAKRTLLNILVARQDLLDSENDSNIGSSRGDASSSSSDAINAVTGGGDSTSLSALLTTLVPALVLAFIWFSLFLIFRRTQIRWYAPRSHLPCWHQHERSPQLPTGWVNWFGQFFKISDAHVLNHHSMDGYLFLRFLRVLCSIFFIGCLITWPVLLPIHATGGAGNTQLDALNFSNVKNKNRYYAHAVIACVLFTFVFYTVTRESMFYANLRQAYLNSPAYADRISSRTVLFMSVPEDYKNEKKLQQVFGETIRKIWITSDCKELDKKVQQRDKYAHRLERLETKLIRRANSMRLKLIKAGTISCTDCAECETCGPAMYDKIKRPTHRLRLFGDKVDSIHWLREELVNLTKEIEVMQKRHQHWDSKLLSAIFIEFNSQSDAQIALQTLSHHQPLHMTPRFTGISPDDVVWSALNLSWWQRIVRRFAVQGAIAAMIIFWSLPAAIVGAISNISYLTSAIPPLQFIDKLPDVIKGVIAGLLPAGALVLLMSLVPIICRFCARRAGVPSAARVELFTQTAHFCFQVVQVFLVTTLTSAASAATAQIVKDPLSAKDLLAENLPKATNFYVSYFLLQGLSTSSLAVVQIMSVLVFKFITTFFDGSPRRLYERWAALSEISWGNVFPIFTNMGVIALTYSCIAPLILGFCFAGLYLVYQAYRYNFLFVYDIRIDTKGLVYPRALQHLLTGIYLANICMIGLFAIKSAVGPLIIMVLFTILITLAHISLNEALAPLTSFLPRTLDVEEELQHAKEEELALLHTSPRTTWSRALKWFHPNLYRDFAALRRKVRRDHVEIKYSEEEERNAYFEPSITSKTPTIWIPRDKWGVSTWEIEESDPLIPITDEGAHLDEKGNIVWDKFDPNLPLWELKTLY from the exons ATGGCAAAACGCACTTTATTGAACATTCTGGTTGCACGACAAGACCTTCTT GATTCCGAAAATGACTCTAACATTGGGTCTTCAAGGGGAGATGCGTCGTCCTCAAGCTCGGATGCAATAAACGCTGTAACGGGTGGAGGTGATTCGACTTCTCTTTCAGCTCTCTTGACGACACTGGTACCTGCGTTGGTGCTTGCGTTTATCTGGTTCTCTCTTTTCCTAATTTTTCGCCGAACACAAATAAGATGGTATGCTCCGAGGAGCCATCTACCTTGCTGGCATCAACA TGAGAGGAGCCCACAGCTGCCTACCGGATGGGTGAATTGGTTCGGCCAGTTTTTCAAAATATCCGACGCCCATGTACTCAATCATCACTCTATGGATGGttacctcttcctccgcttcTTAAGGGTTCTTTGCTCAATTTTCTTTATCGGTTGTCTGATTACATGGCCGGTACTACTTCCGATTCATGCAACCGGTGGTGCAGGGAACACTCAACTTGACGCCTTGAATTTCAGCAACGTGAAGAATAAAAACCGGTATTATGCCCACGCTGTTATTGCATGCGTTCTATTCA CTTTTGTGTTCTATACAGTGACAAGAGAGAGCATGTTCTATGCAAATCTACGGCAGGCATATCTCAACTCACCGGCATACGCCGACCGGATCTCGTCAAGAACAGTTCTATTCATGTCAGTCCCAGAAGACTATAAAAACGAAAAAAAGTTACAACAAGTGTTCGGGGAGACTATTCGCAAAATATGGATAACCTCCGATTGCAAAGAGCTAGATAAGAAAGTTCAACAGAGAGACAAATATGCCCATCGCCTCGAGAGGTTGGAAACAAAATTGATTCGCAGGGCAAACTCAATGCGTCTGAAGCTAATCAAAGCCGGTACCATCTCGTGTACCGACTGTGCTGAGTGCGAAACATGTGGTCCAGCCATGTACGACAAAATCAAACGGCCGACTCACCGTCTCAGACTGTTTGGGGACAAGGTCGACTCAATTCACTGGCTCCGTGAGGAGCTGGTGAATTTGACCAAAGAAATTGAAGTCATGCAAAAAAGACACCAGCATTGGGACTCGAAGCTTCTATCTGCTATTTTCATTGAGTTTAATTCCCAATCAGATGCCCAAATTGCACTTCAGACACTTTctcaccaccagccgctCCATATGACGCCCCGGTTCACTGGCATATCTCCGGACGACGTTGTCTGGTCGGCATTAAACCTGAGTTGGTGGCAACGCATTGTGAGAAGATTTGCCGTTCAAGGCGCAATAGCGGCAATGATAATATTCTGGTCCCTCCCAGCCGCGATTGTCGGGGCCATCTCCAATATCAGCTATCTCACCAGCGCCATCCCACCCCTACAATTTATCGATAAACTGCCTGATGTGATCAAGGGTGTGATTGCTGGTTTACTGCCGGCTGGTGCCCTGGTCCTGCTGATGTCCCTTGTACCTATTATTTGCCGCT TTTGTGCCCGGCGTGCTGGTGTTCCCTCAGCAGCTCGCGTTGAGCTCTTCACTCAAACTGCACATTTCTGTTTCCAAGTTGTCCAGGTATTCCTCGTCACGACTTTGACTTCCGCTGCGTCCGCTGCCACTGCACAAATCGTTAAGGACCCACTATCAGCCAAGGATCTCCTGGCTGAGAACCTCCCGAAAGCGACAAACTTTTATGTTTCAtacttcctcctccagggcctAAGCACCAGCTCCCTTGCTGTAGTACAGATCATGAGCGTGCTTGTTTTCAAGTTCATAACCACGTTCTTCGACGGCTCACCTCGGCGTCTGTACGAGCGTTGGGCCGCTCTCAGCGAAATAAGTTGGGGCAACGTTTTTcctatatttactaatatgGGCGTGATAG CGTTAACCTACTCCTGCATCGCCCCGCTTATCTTAGGCTTCTGCTTCGCCGGCCTATATCTCGTGTATCAAGCCTACCGGTAcaacttcctcttcgttTACGATATTCGCATCGACACAAAGGGCCTCGTTTATCCACGCGCTCTACAACACCTTTTAACAGGCATCTACCTTGCCAACATTTGCATGATCGGTCTCTTCGCAATTAAATCTGCCGTCGGACCCCTCATAATAATGGTCCTATTCACAATCCTCATAACCCTCGCCCACATATCCCTCAACGAAGCCCTCGCCCCACTAACCTCCTTCCTCCCGCGCACACTCGACGTCGAAGAGGAATTGCAACATGccaaagaggaggaactcgCACTTCTCCATACTTCACCCCGAACCACATGGTCCAGAGCGCTGAAATGGTTCCACCCGAACCTGTATCGAGACTTTGCCGCGCTGCGCCGGAAAGTCCGCCGTGACCACGTTGAGATCAAGTActcagaagaggaagagaggaatgCGTACTTTGAGCCTTCTATTACGAGCAAGACGCCTACGATTTGGATTCCCAGGGACAAATGGGGCGTTTCGACGTGGGAGATTGAGGAGTCGGATCCCCTGATTCCGATTACGGACGAGGGGGCACatttggatgagaaggggaatATTGTTTGGGATAAATTTGACCCGAATTTGCCGCTTTGGGAATTGAAGACGTTGTATTAG
- a CDS encoding uncharacterized protein (COG:S;~EggNog:ENOG410Q4K1;~InterPro:IPR011009): MIVTDKEILNPSVPDLPSKDQVVELCRQKGLGYNHLTYTTVNGKIFFIKYNNIKMAEAHAQLFFSTCINANSQSSIRIPELYLAWLPDHSSSAYLVMEYIDIHHFASDEERAKALSELIAVKPPPGVFGNFGPPGGYIRHMFFKDRVAAKIYSSVQELQDSINHLLQNLSSGNGQDYGTVDFSNEPLLYYYSDIYRENFPVDQSGNLWVIDFDTTGVLPASFASWPLDTKYKHPLPIPIRRTIPLGTSKNLKPMFRAYRFNQISIG; encoded by the exons ATGATTGTCACTGATAAGGAAATATTAAACCCCTCTGTCCCGGACCTGCCCTCTAAAGACCAAGTCGTTGAACTGTGCCGCCAGAAAGGTCTCGGTTATAATCATCTAACATACACTACTGTAAATGGGAAGATTTTCTTCATCAAGTATAACAATATTAAAATGGCCGAAGCCCATGCTcagcttttcttttccactTGCATAAACGCAAATTCCCAGTCAAGCATCCGCATCCCGGAACTCTACCTAGCCTGGCTCCCAGACCATAGTTCAAGCGCTTACCTTGTCATGGAGTACATCGATATCCATCACTTTGCATCTGACGAAGAGCGGGCAAAGGCGCTTTCCGAGCTAATCGCCGTGAAGCCGCCGCCGGGAGTCTTTGGAAATTTTGGGCCACCGGGCGGTTATATCAGACATATGTTTTTCAAAGATCGAGTGGCAGCGAAGATATATTCTTCGGTGCAAGAGCTGCAAGATTCTATTAATCAT CTTCTTCAAAATCTCAGCTCCGGGAATGGTCAGGATTATGGTACAGTGGATTTCAGCAATGAGCcattattatattactacaGTGATATTTACCGAGAGAACTTCCCCGTTGACCAGTCTGGGAATCTCTGGGTCATTGATTTTGATACCACGGGCGTGCTTCCAGCAAGCTTTGCTAGTTGGCCTTTGGATACTAAGTATAAGCACCCTCTACCCATTCCTATTCGGAGGACTATCCCACTCGGCACCTCGAAGAATCTGAAGCCTATGTTTCGAGCTTATCGGTTTAACCAGATATCTATCGGGTAA
- a CDS encoding putative extracellular endoglucanase (CAZy:GH5;~COG:G;~EggNog:ENOG410PMIG;~InterPro:IPR005102,IPR017853,IPR014756,IPR013783, IPR001547,IPR016282;~PFAM:PF03442,PF00150;~SECRETED:SignalP(1-19);~go_function: GO:0004553 - hydrolase activity, hydrolyzing O-glycosyl compounds [Evidence IEA];~go_function: GO:0016798 - hydrolase activity, acting on glycosyl bonds [Evidence IEA];~go_process: GO:0071704 - organic substance metabolic process [Evidence IEA]), whose translation MQRLLSIAGLSTLLSVAYAQNSATCSGTFTPITAKEFVANLHPGWNLGNTLDAIPDEGSWNNVPVEEATLDLIKESGFKSVRLPVTWTHHFTTNSSDWTVDPEWLQRVSDVLDFITARDLYAIVNVHHDSWEWADVTASGANITLIEEKFYRLWYQIGTTLGCKSNLVAFESINEPPAETAEHGAEINKLNSIFLQAIADAGGFNSQRVVNLVGGGQDSVKTSQWFEAPANITNPWAIQFHYYSPYDFIFSAWGKTIWGSDSTKDTLTTEFELIRNNFTDVPLILGEYDASVTNTEPAARWKYFDHLQKVAAQFDIATVLWDNGEDQLDRTTGEWRDPTTLDLVIGTTAETTNSLPDSTEDAAASEQSSSAYIFHRAGTQVTNQALPYIFNGNSLESITDAAGTVLESGSDYSVSGDNIVFSASYLGTKYTASTAPGIIDTLTLEFDGGVASPRIEIVQWDTPVLASKSASASAVAGSDHSIPITWKGLSKPATVKALTNSGVYLFDDWTQYLGPLEQARTTYSSQWNWDDENVILTSAAIDAVVAAGETSIFTFEFYPRVNGTLNTANFTLTV comes from the exons ATGCAGAGACTACTATCGATCGCTGGGCTTTCTACCCTTCTATCAGTTGCATATGCACAGAATTCCGCGACTTGCTCAGGAACATTCACCCCCATTACTGCGAAGGAATTCGTTGCGAATCTCCACCCTGGATGGAATTTAGGAAACACACTGGATGCTATTCCAGACGAAGGTTCCTGGAACAATGTTCCTGTTGAAGAGGCAACACTTGATTTGATCAAAGAGTCTGGATTCAAGAGCGTCCGTCTTCCAG TAACATGGACGCACCATTTCACGACAAATTCTTCTGACTGGACTGTCGATCCGGAATGGCTGCAACGGGTTTCTGATGTTCTTGACTTTATTACAGCTCGTGACCTATACGCCATCGTGAACGTCCACCATG ACTCGTGGGAATGGGCTGATGTTACCGCGTCCGGAGCAAATATAACCCTAATCGAAGAGAAGTTCTACAGACTATGGTACCAGATTGGTACTACGCTGGGTTGCAAGTCGAACCTGGTCGCTTTCGAATCAATCAACGAGCCTCCAGCAGAGACTGCCGAGCACGGGGCAGAAATCAATAAACTGaacagcatcttcctccaagcaATCGCCGACGCTGGTGGCTTTAATTCTCAGCGTGTTGTTAACCTTGTTGGAGGTGGTCAGGACAGCGTCAAGACTTCCCAGTGGTTTGAAGCCCCTGCCAATATAACAAATCCTTGGGCTATTCAGTTCCATTACTACAGTCCTT ACGATTTTATCTTCAGCGCATG GGGAAAAACAATTTGGGGCTCCGACAGTACCAAGGACACACTCACGACTGAGTTCGAACTGATCCGCAATAACTTCACCGACGTCCCTCTAATATTAGGTGAATACGACGCATCTGTTACCAACACCGAACCTGCAGCACGCTGGAAGTACTTCGACCATCTGCAAAAAGTTGCCGCCCAATTTGATATTGCCACCGTCCTCTGGGACAATGGCGAGGACCAGCTCGACCGAACGACAGGAGAATGGCGAGACCCTACAACCCTGGATCTCGTCATAGGCACGACAGCAGAGACTACCAATAGCCTCCCCGATAGCACCGAAGATGCAGCCGCGTCAGAGCAGTCATCCTCCGCATACATTTTCCACCGCGCCGGCACCCAAGTCACTAACCAGGCCCTGCCATATATCTTCAATGGCAACTCCCTCGAATCAATTACGGATGCCGCGGGCACAGTTTTGGAAAGCGGCTCTGACTATTCTGTCTCGGGTGACAATATCGTTTTCTCAGCCTCCTACCTTGGAACCAAGTACACTGCTTCCACTGCACCAGGAATCATTGATACTCTAACTCTCGAGTTCGACGGCGGCGTTGCCTCTCCAAGAATTGAGATAGTGCAGTGGGATACTCCCGTTCTGGCCTCAAAGTccgcttccgcttctgcCGTGGCAGGCTCTGACCACTCTATCCCTATAACATGGAAGGGCCTTTCCAAGCCTGCAACTGTCAAGGCCCTAACTAACTCTGGCGTGTACCTCTTTGATGACTGGACCCAGTACCTTGGTCCTCTTGAGCAGGCTCGCACG ACCTACAGTAGCCAATGGAactgggatgatgagaatgtTATACTCACTTCTGCGGCTATTGATGCTGTTGTCGCTGCCGGCGAGACCTCAATCTTCACGTTCGAGTTTTATCCTCGTGTTAATGGGACGTTGAACACGGCTAATTTCACGTTGACTGTGTAG
- a CDS encoding MINDY family deubiquitinase (COG:I;~EggNog:ENOG410PI64;~InterPro:IPR007518,IPR033979;~MEROPS:MER0902165;~PFAM:PF04424;~go_function: GO:0004843 - thiol-dependent ubiquitin-specific protease activity [Evidence IEA];~go_function: GO:1990380 - Lys48-specific deubiquitinase activity [Evidence IEA]), which translates to MVLRKRAPPHLHNLSQGNARFEPHSSRSRTSPTSFSVSSPSPKRLTRPSRAQSSPHPRRIPSQESIFSPDLNTSPAFDLMSLEQAQRSPIRTASTDTPNPWADELVENPNHSPRENGDPTSQPGINGGIQNGEEADKRKGDRVPSILLSGTQRRMAANELPPNQGAADTSDWEYLGASPPQLQSNNPFLKPSQNESNPWGDRNSRASSLSRDGASRGLGQDEGYIPMTARLSLFDQNQESESPWANESSHSQGVGMSGQRTGVTSTDLQGPHTAFDGSQPPSYQLQPEQPSSQPRTSTPGTVSTTTTGSSHVLIDFDESHTHETGTDSRQASAPATDTATIQGYGRRAAFPNVHPDNATPSQSFSQTSGSAVPSSPQQPQNATIPDNTAQQQEKRAETYSIRHINWKDNTGVLCESPMLIQNKNGPCPLLALVNALILRAANQGNPPPIVRALRTREHISLGLLIEALFDELTTRLGPDDEFPDIEALSRFLTMLHTGMNVNPRLTLESDSAAGTFLQTEDIKFYRTFGVPLVHGWIARPSTDATAALERIGEYHEDIQLLPFRKQEFEDRVFQGTILTTEEERVMSDIQAIQHFTDIDHATQLSPFGLEQLTRTLQPGSFSILFRNDHFSTVYKHPQLHQLFTLVTDAGYSSHAEIVWESLVDVNGSNTGFYSGDFRLVSQHTAHASDPSGPRTSSNEGPQHPPTLSAQEQADADFAYALSLQYQEEERRQANPNHTRSQSAANLGERASTPAVDRRQRQSYGHRSQTNVQSSSQGNDDPEDGPPPSYEQAAKSPVYTGTPTPQRSPNTLGGPSRSQYPRDRYGRYADPSRYTDPRRERERDRDCIVM; encoded by the exons ATGGTCCTGCGAAAACGAGCTCCTCCGCACCTTCATAACCTCAGTCAAGGGAATGCCCGCTTCGAACCTCACTCTTCGCGCTCACGAACTTCCCCAACGTCCTTCTCTGTCTCATCACCCTCCCCCAAGCGTCTGACCCGTCCTTCTAGAGCTCAAAGCTCCCCGCACCCTCGCCGTATTCCGTCGCAGGAATCAATCTTCTCACCCGATCTGAATACGTCACCGGCATTCGATTTGATGTCTTTGGAACAGGCGCAGAGGTCCCCAATTCGGACCGCGTCTACGGACACCCCGAATCCGTGGGCGGACGAGCTTGTCGAAAATCCAAATCACAGTCCCCGGGAAAATGGAGACCCAACATCTCAACCGGGTATAAACGGTGGCATACAAAATGGCGAGGAGGCGGATAAAAGGAAAGGTGACCGGGTGCCTTCGATCCTACTTTCAGGCACCCAGCGCCGAATGGCTGCAAATGAGCTCCCGCCGAATCAAGGGGCCGCCGATACCTCTGATTGGGAGTATTTGGGCGCTTCGCCTCCTCAGTTACAGTCCAACAATCCGTTTCTGAAGCCCTCGCAAAATGAGAGTAACCCGTGGGGTGATAGAAACTCCCGCGCGTCGTCACTTTCTAGAGATGGTGCGAGTCGTGGCTTAGGTCAAG ATGAGGGCTATATTCCAATGACCGCGCGCTTATCCCTTTTCGACCAAAATCAGGAATCCGAATCCCCTTGGGCTAATGAGTCTAGCCACAGTCAGGGTGTAGGAATGAGTGGCCAGCGAACCGGTGTCACATCTACCGATCTCCAGGGACCTCACACTGCCTTTGATGGTTCGCAACCGCCGTCATATCAGCTTCAGCCTGAGCAACCGTCTTCGCAACCCAGAACAAGCACACCAGGGACCGTGTCCACCACTACTACGGGATCATCTCACGTTCTCATTGATTTCGATGAATCACATACGCACGAAACTGGAACTGACTCTCGGCAAGCCTCTGCGCCTGCTACTGACACCGCTACGATTCAAGGCTATGGTCGCCGGGCCGCGTTCCCAAATGTACATCCTGACAATGCTACGCCCTCGCAGAGCTTCAGTCAAACCTCTGGCTCAGCTGTGCCGTCTAGTCCTCAGCAACCACAAAACGCTACGATTCCTGATAATACCGCGCAACAACAGGAGAAACGAGCCGAAACTTATTCAATTAGACATATTAATTGGAAAGATAATACGGGTGTATTATGCGAGTCTCCTATGCTGATACAGAATAAGAATGGGCCGTGCCCACTCCTAGCGTTGGTGAACGCGCTCATCTTACGTGCGGCAAATCAGGGAAATCCGCCTCCGATAGTTAGGGCTTTGCGAACAAGGGAGCATATTTCTTTGGGGCTACTGATTGAGGCCCTATTTGACGAACTAACGACACGTTTGGGGCCCGATGATGAGTTTCCAGACATTGAAGCTCTTAGTCGGTTCTTAACTATGTTGCATACGGGCATGAATGTTAACCCACGACTCACGTTG GAATCGGATTCTGCTGCCGGCACGTTCCTCCAAACAGAAGACATCAAGTTCTATAGAACATTTGGGGTACCTCTAGTTCATGGCTGGATTGCGCGCCCCTCGACAGATGCAACTGCCGCACTGGAGCGGATTGGTGAATATCATGAAGATATCCAACTACTTCCGTTCCGTAAACAGGAATTTGAGGACCGAGTTTTCCAGGGAACAATACTCACCacggaggaagaaagagtgATGTCGGATATACAAGCAATTCAGCATTTCACCGATATCGACCATGCGACACAGCTGAGCCCTTTCGGCCTTGAACAACTGACTAGGACCCTGCAGCCTGGCTCCTTCTCAATTCTATTTCGAAACGACCATTTCTCCACCGTCTACAAGCACCCGCAACTTCACCAACTTTTCACTCTCGTTACTGATGCTGGCTACTCTAGCCATGCGGAAATCGTATGGGAAAGTCTTGTTGATGTGAACGGGTCGAATACAGGCTTTTATTCCGGCGATTTTAGACTCGTTAGCCAGCATACAGCTCATGCCTCCGACCCATCCGGTCCCCGGACGTCGAGCAATGAGGGCCCGCAGCATCCACCTACACTCTCCGCGCAAGAGCAAGCGGACGCAGACTTTGCGTATGCCCTCTCGCTTCAATACCAAGAAGAGGAGCGACGACAGGCAAACCCCAACCATACGCGCTCCCAAAGCGCAGCAAATCTTGGGGAAAGGGCAAGCACCCCCGCTGTGGATCGGCGACAACGTCAATCTTATGGGCATCGTTCACAGACCAACGTCCAGAGTAGTTCTCAGGGCAACGATGACCCAGAAGATGGACCACCTCCATCTTATGAACAGGCAGCCAAGAGCCCGGTATATACCGGTACGCCAACCCCACAACGGAGCCCTAATACTCTGGGCGGTCCCTCGCGAAGCCAGTATCCAAGAGATCGGTATGGCAGGTATGCGGATCCCAGCAGGTATACAGATCCACGCAGGGAGAGGGAAAGGGACAGGGACTGCATAGTAATGTAA
- the trm6 gene encoding tRNA 1-methyladenosine methyltransferase subunit GCD10 (BUSCO:EOG09261I0F;~COG:J;~EggNog:ENOG410PJ0M;~InterPro:IPR017423;~PFAM:PF04189;~go_component: GO:0031515 - tRNA (m1A) methyltransferase complex [Evidence IEA];~go_process: GO:0030488 - tRNA methylation [Evidence IEA]): MHTSVRPNQFVILRLPSETTKIQKVVPNSLINCGKFGSFPANQIIGRPFYLTYEILEAQENTHLRIVPAAELHAESLITEGEGDDDVEVNEEGLPTRTNRDIVDDASTQKLTLEEIEALKKESTGAGRDIIAKILESHTTIDQKTAFSLAKYTLRKQKKYMKRFTLFPMDVSALTNYMLENRELSSKSMELRDELMGLIGSWGNVHHGGDTSIQQALSKPNGRYLVVDETGGLIVAAMAERMGILHPDEDLDGEENRTFAEQEAAEGGSPEGSGSHKANRPAHMSATGNTITLVHANKQANTSLLKYFGFDQNTPDESHPLFTNLKTVSWLQLLNPEADPIYAEEPAIIPDSELATLKTNKRSAYYRKRNRWARVRSAVDEVRAGGYDGLVVATLMDLDSVLKHTVPLLSGSASVVVYSPTIESLTKIADLYSTSRKTAYITRKRDLEEEKGQVENGEFPELTAEFSLNPTLLLAPTLETVRVRPWQVLPGRTHPMMSGRGGAEGYIFHAVRVIPTTEFIQAAGNPGRKKRKLAPAQSTSTPGSTSADVEMKS, translated from the exons ATGCATACCTCCGTCCGCCCTAATCAGTTTGTAATTTTACGGCTACCTTCAGAGACGACAAAAATCCAAAAAGTCGTCCCGAACTC ATTGATAAACTGTGGAAAGTTCGGATCATTTCCTGCGAACCAGATTATCGGACGCCCGTTCTACCTTACCTACGAGATCCTCGAGGCGCAAGAGAATACCCACTTGCGCATTGTGCCCGCAGCAGAATTGCATGCCGAGTCGTTGATAACGGAGGGCGAAGGCGATGACGACGTCGAAGTGAATGAGGAGGGGTTGCCCACACGCACGAATCGAGATATCGTTGACGATGCATCGACTCAGAAGTTGACGTTAGAAGAGATCGAGGCGCTGAAGAAGGAATCAACAGGCGCGGGGAGGGATATCATTGCAAAAATCTTGGAATCGCATACCACTATAGACCAGAAGACGGCGTTCTCACTCGCCAAGTACACTCTGCGCAAACAGAAAAAGTACATGAAACGATTTACGCTATTCCCGATGGACGTCAGCGCTCTCACGAATTATATGCTGGAAAATAGAGAATTGTCCTCGAAGAGCATGGAGTTGCGCGATGAATTGATGGGACTAATTGGGAGCTGGGGAAACGTGCACCATGGCGGCGACACGTCAATACAGCAAGCGTTATCAAAGCCGAACGGCCGCTACCTCGTAGTAGATGAGACAGGTGGATTGATCGTCGCCGCCATGGCTGAACGAATGGGTATCCTGCATCCAGATGAGGAcctcgacggcgaggagaacagAACTTTTGCTGAACAAGAGGCTGCTGAGGGCGGCAGCCCGGAGGGGTCAGGCTCACACAAAGCAAATCGCCCAGCGCATATGTCTGCCACAGGGAACACCATAACCCTCGTTCACGCAAACAAACAAGCCAACACATCATTGCTAAAATACTTTGGCTTCGACCAGAACACCCCCGATGAATCTCACCCTCTCTTCACAAACCTCAAAACGGTCTCCTGgctccaactcctcaaccccGAAGCCGACCCAATCTACGCCGAGGAACCCGCCATAATCCCAGACTCCGAGCTCGCCACTCTCAAAACGAACAAACGCAGCGCATATTACCGGAAACGAAATCGTTGGGCTCGCGTGCGGAGTGCCGTCGACGAAGTCCGAGCAGGCGGCTACGATGGCCTCGTCGTAGCAACACTCATGGACCTAGATAGTGTCCTCAAGCACACCGTTCCTCTCCTATCAGGCTCCGCATCTGTCGTCGTCTACTCACCCACAATCGAGTCTCTTACCAAAATCGCGGACCTCTACTCCACATCACGGAAGACGGCGTATATAACGCGGAAACgagacctggaagaggaaaagggACAAGTGGAAAACGGCGAATTCCCCGAGTTAACCGCGGAATTCTCCCTGAATCCTACATTGTTGCTCGCGCCCACACTAGAAACAGTCAGGGTACGTCCTTGGCAGGTTCTTCCTGGCCGCACGCATCCGATGATGTCTGGCCGTGGCGGTGCAGAGGGCTATATATTCCATGCGGTTCGAGTCATCCCGACAACGGAGTTTATTCAGGCTGCTGGGAATCCGGGTcgcaagaagaggaagcttgCGCCTGCGCAATCGACCAGTACGCCTGGGAGTACAAGTGCGGATGTAGAGATGAAGTCATGA